From the genome of Impatiens glandulifera chromosome 9, dImpGla2.1, whole genome shotgun sequence, one region includes:
- the LOC124914373 gene encoding uncharacterized protein LOC124914373: MAIQIGEMSKVQVSKTQTQIESDAKTAKRLQEEEMERIRLQKEIEDKDYEFAQKCNEEEQANIQKLPPVQPSHSMNTRNKKKRSAVVNVIKRAEQRAVVPIALNVQPLDEEEEEDAEELSQRKRRATEGSTATPSFRPTIAPLRPPLKPVCANFGFSKKTPSHSSVWTGMLIDAARRDREWKAREEEERRQREPLPPNNILNSESMSEKTDKAVKPKSSRTKSSKGTSSSAPAEEYSKKEKPKKKAVEAEASQEKNGRKKSSAKKISSKPADSEKTLSSDKSPKRTGDVFQPILINTVRPISVDSQSPRQTEPSGSHKTESASKEEADVNINSENSKSPSKKIDEEPSGSAGNKSAPKDTTTQSAQDGPAASTIPPEGLVQVNKGKGVLQTGSQPEITTEGKVTFSAEEEEDMFDRLVWDMNRDASDLISPYLLWVQLRCETKLSDMIPGMSGNKEWEKLVKLEETALKMANTNLVQPAFSKTEVILEYARLQAVEDALKEAQGAALTPIEVRMTERFHPVREKILKNLDWLDAQWRSNCRHQLINADLYQRKHFFVGGETSRTVEHWGQDPPQNDKAPELEQVKLAVIETLESCLGNYSTATDEKIAKAETNLSNTIRGTVQSEMTNTVQTSIRSMIDEAVQTSVKSLITESIQTATAPLVDMLQAMTVQIGELSKLHVSKTQEHINSDAETAKKLQDEERERERSRKELEEKDHELAQKCNEEEHATIHEPIPAQPSHAMKTRNKGKRKAVAKVLKRAEQNSQRVTEPVGLNVQTLDEEEEEDIEELNRRKKREMESSTATPSSRPIVAQTSRPPKLVCTGFRFGKRTPGISSVWVGLQIDAARRAREWKEREEEELRRLEKELKKGGPSKP; this comes from the exons atggccattcaaattggggagatgTCCAAAGTTCAAGTCAGCAAAACTCAAACGCAAATCGAATCGGATGCTAAAACCGCTAAAAGgctgcaagaggaagaaatgGAAAGGATACGGTTgcagaaggagattgaagacaaAGACTATGAGTTTGCCCAGAAGTGCAACGAGGAGGAACAGGCCAACATCCAGAAACTCCCACCGGTTCAACCGTCCCATTCAATGAACacaaggaataagaagaaaCGAAGCGCGGTTGTAAACGTAATTAAGCGGGCCGAACAAAGAGCTGTTGTACCAATCGCGTTAAATGTGcaaccgcttgatgaagaagaagaagaagatgctgaGGAACTTAGCCAGCGGAAGAGAAGGGCAACTGAAGgctcaaccgcaactccaagcttcagaccaaCTATTGCTCCACTGCGTCCTCCACTAAAACCGGTCTGTGCCAATTTTGGGTTCAGCAAAAAGACTCCAAGCCACTCAAGTGTATGGACCGGAATGCTGATTGACGCTGCAAGACGcgacagggagtggaaggcaagagaagaggaagaaagaaggcAGC gtgaaccgctcccaccAAACAACATTCTCAACTCCGAGTCAATGAGTGAGAAGACCGACAAAGCGGTTAAGCCGAAGTCTTCCAGAACGAAGTCCTCAAAAGGGACCAGTtcttccgctccggctgaagaGTACTCCAAGAAAGAAAAACCGAAGAAGAAGGCGGTTGAAGCCGAAGCCTCACAAGAAAAGAATGGAAGAAAGAAGTCTTCCGCAAAGAAGATCTCCAGCAAACCGGCTGACTCTgagaaaaccctttcctcggaCAAATCACCGAAGAGAACCGGGGACGTCTTTCAGCCCATTCTCATCAACACCGTTCGCCCCATCTCTGTTGACTCTCaatcaccaaggcaaaccgaaccctcggggagccacaAAACCGAGTCAGCATCAAAGGAGGAAGCAGATGTAAATATtaactctgaaaactccaaatCACCAAGCAAGAAGATCGACGAG gaaccatccggttccgcaggaaACAAGTCTGCCCCAAAAGATACAACGACCCAATCGGCCCAAGATGGGCCAGCTGCTTCAACAATCCCACCTGAAGGGCTAGTTCAGGTTAACAAGGGAAAAGGTGTTCTGCAAACCGGCTCCCAACCCGAGATCACAACCGAAGGCAAGGTCACTTTCTccgcagaagaagaggaggatatGTTCGATAGACTCGTTTGGGACATGAACAGAGATGCTAGTGATCTGATATCACCATACCTTCTATGGGTGCAGCTTCGTTGTGAGACAAAGCTGTCAGATATGATCCCAGGGATGAGCGGTAACAAAGAATGGGAGAAACTTGTAAAATTGGAAGAAACGGCCCTAAAGATGGCAAACACCAACCTTGTCCAACCCGCATTCAGCAAAACCGAGGTGATTCTCGAATACGCTCGGTTACAAGCAGTAGAAGACGCATTGAAGGAAGCACAAGGAGCAGCATTAACTCCGATTGAAGTAAGAATGACTGAACGGTTTCATCCAGTACGGGAAAAGATCCTTAAAAATCTTGACTGGCTCGATGCACAATGGAGAAGCAACTGCAGACACCAATTAATCAATGCCGACTTATATCAAAGAAAACATTTCTTTGTCGGCGGGGAGACATCCAGGACAGTAGAACACTGGGGACAAGATCCGCCTCAAAATGATAAGGCTCCGGAACTTGAGCAAGTAAAGCTGGCGGTGATCGAAACACTTGAGTCGTGTCTTGGGAACTACAGCACCGCAACCGACGAGAAGATTGCAAAAGCTGAAACCAACCTGTCGAATACTATACGGGGAACCGTTCAATCCGAAATGACCAACACCGTTCAAACCTCGATCAGATCCATGATAGATGAAGCTGTGCAAACCTCCGTCAAATCTTTGATCACAGAGTCcattcaaaccgcaaccgctcccttAGTCGATATGCTGCAGGCCATGACTgttcaaattggggagttgtcCAAACTCCATGTAAGTAAAACTCAAGAACATATCAATTCTGACgccgaaaccgcaaagaaactacaagatgaagaaagggaaagggaacggtCAAGGAAAGAACTTGAGGAGAAAGATCATGAGCTCGCCCAGAAGTGCAATGAGGAAGAACATGCAACTATCCATGAACCCATACCGGCTCAACCCTCACACGCCATGAAGACAAGAAACAAGGGCAAGAGGAAAGCGGTTGCAAAGGTgttgaagcgggcagaacaaaacAGTCAACGAGTGACCGAACCAGTCGGGCTGAACGTGCAaactcttgatgaagaagaagaagaggacatcGAAGAACTTAACCGGCGTAAGAAGAGGGAAATGGAAAGttcaaccgcaactccaagctccagaccGATTGTTGCTCAAACGTCTCGACCACCAAAACTAGTCTGTACCGGTTTTAGATTCGGCAAAAgaactcccggcatctcaagtgtgtgggtcggactgCAAATTGACGCTGCAAGAAGAGCCAGGGAATGGAAGGaaagggaagaggaagaactAAGGAGACTGGAAAAAGAACTTaaaaaggggggaccatccaagccttag